The region GAGCCTGAGCTATCGCGGCCAGAACGGCCGTCCGGTGTTCAACGGCAGCGCCAATCAGCAAGTCAGCCTGCGCATCGCCGGGCAAGCCACGCTGCCGGCCGGCCGCGACATCAGCTACGTCGTCTACAACCCGGCCGGCGCCGCCATCAAGACCAGCGTGATTTCCGCTGCGACCGCCTCGATCAACCTCGTGCTGCCGAGCACCGGGCGATACACCCTCCTGGTCGACCCGCTCTACGGCGAAACCGCGAATACCGAGATCACCCTGACCCAGGGTTTCAGCGGCGCGCTCGTCGCCGACGGCGATTCGATGGATCTGTCCTCGCCGACCGAAGGCAAATCTGCAGCAGTCGATTTCTACGTCGCCGCGGGCGCCAGGCTGGGCTTGGGCTTCAGCAACCTGGCCCTTAGCGGTGCGCCAGCGGGAGAACCGGCGATCGCGGTGCTGACCAAGCCCGATGGCAGCCAAAGCACGCTGGGCAACTGTTTCGTCGCCAACGGCGGTTGCGACTTCAATCTCAGCGGCCTGGCGGCCGGCGTGCACAACATCCGGCTCGGCGCATATTCGGCCACGGCCCGGGTTTCGGTCACCGCGACCTTGAGCAACGACAAGACAGGTCCCGTGCCTTCGACCCCCACGCCGTTCGCATTGGATCGTCGCGGCCAGAATGCGCGCCTGTGGTTCGATGCCAGCGCCGGCCAGACCGTGGCACTCGCGTATTCGCAGTTGCTCAGTGCCCCGGCCAACCGGGCGGTCGCGATCACCGTGTACCGGCCCGACGGAATGAGCTTGAAAACCAACAGCTCGCGCTCGTCGGCGACTACCCTCAATCTGCCCAACCTGCCGGCGAGCGGACGTTATTCGGTGCTGGTCGATACCGAATTCGGCGCCACCGCGTCGATGAACCTGTGGCTCGCGAACGGTGTCGACGAAAGCCTTATGCTCGACGGCGATAGCGTCGACGCAGCGGCGCAGAACGCCGGACAGAATTTCTACTTCCGTTTGTCCAACCCGCAGACCGGCACTATCGGCCTCGGCTTCAGCGAACTGTCGGCTCCGGACCTCGGAAACGACCGCGTCCGCATCAGCGTCCTGTCCAGCGGCGGCGCCAGCGTGCTTTCGGAAGAGTGCCGCATCTCCTTGAGCGGTTGCGACCTCAACCTGACGAATCTCGCAAGCGGCAACTACAACATCGTCGTCGAACCTCTGGGCCAGCAGAAACTGAGCCTGCGCGCCACCGCCAGTACCCAGCTCAGCGGGTCGCTGGCCGGGGAAACCCCGTTCGCTCTGGCCCTTGCCCGCCCCGGCCAGGATGCCCTGCTCAGCTTCAACCTGCCCCAGACGCAGGACGTGGCCTTGGGCATCTACCAGCACGCGACTCAGCCGGTCGGCCGCGGCGTCGTCTACCGCATCTACAAGCCCGATGGGAGCCTGATCCTGCACCGCTCGGTCGATGCCGACCAATCGCTCTTTCTGCCGGGGCTCGCCGCAGGCGCCTATACGATCGGAATCGACCCCACCGAAGGCGAAACCGCCAGCGCGCAACTGATCCTGCACACGCCCAAGACCGGTGTGTTGGCGGTCGACGGCGATTCCCTGCCGATGTCCACCCAGACCGCGGGCCAGGAAATCCATCTGAGTTTCGAAGCGCAACAAGGCGCCAATCTCGGCCTCGGCATTTCGGAGTTGAGCGGCTCGACTTCGGCGGCGGCCTGGCTCAAGGCTTACCGACCGGATGGCACTCAACTGCATTCGCAATCCTGCGCACCGCCGGGCTGCAGCATGAACTTCAAGAACCTCGATGCCGGCATCTACACGGTCAAGATCTCCGATAGCGCTCCACCGCCGCCGGCCCGCTCGCTGCTCGCGACACTGAGCTCGGACCTGGAAGGCGGCGTCGGCGTGAATGCCCCGACCACGATTACCTTGAACCGCCCGGGCCTCAATGGCCGCTACCGTTTCAATGCGGTGGCCGGACAGAACCTGGCACTGACGATTTCGAATGTCGCGACCGCACCCGCGTTCGGGGATGTCGATTACACATTGTATCTGCCCGATGGCAGCCAGCGCACCGGCAGGTCGCAAAAGGGTTACAGCTTCAACCTGGACGCGCTTGCGTTGACCGGCGAATACATGCTGTTCGTCGATCCATCCAAGGCGATGCAGTTGAGCGGCAAGATCGAACTCGCGCTCGGAGAAAGCGGCCATATCGTCGCCGATGGCGATCCGGTCAACTTCGCCACCCAGCTTCACGGTCAGTCGCTGTATTTCACCTTCGATGCGGTACAGGGCGAATACCTCGACCTGGGTTTGAGCGAGTTCCAGCTCGACGGCTCTTCGGGCGACTACAGGATCTTCGTGGTTCCGCTGGCCGACGGCCCCACGCGCCAGGGTTACTGCGTCATGCAAGGCCCCTGCAGCATGCGTCTGAAGGACCTCGCGGCCGGCCGTTATCTGGTCGCCCTGGAGCCGTACTGGCAGGACCCCGACCGCTACAGCCCCTTCAGCACGACCGCGACCCTCAGCCGCGAACTCTCCGGAACCTTGAGCCTCGACCAGCCGCAGACCGTGACGATTCCGCGCCACGGCCAAGTCATGCGCCTGGCCCTTCCGGTGGTGGCGGGACAGAAGCTGCTGCTGAAAGTCGCCGGTCAATCGACTGCTCCCACTGGCAACGTCGTCGGCTACAGCGTGCAGACGCCATCCGGCGAACTGGTGTTGTCGAGCGGCAACAGCAACGAGACCGCGACTTTCAACCTGAACTACGCGCCCACGAGCGGCGACTACCCGATGACGATCATCAATGGGCACGCGACCAGCGCGCAGATGCAAGTAGTGATCGAGCAGGCTCCGGAATAGGTCGAACCTCACCGCCGATCCGTCGTTGGATCGGCGGCGTCGCCCGCAGTCGCCGTCCATCGCCGATAACCTCGGCCTCGCAGACACCGAAGCGTCCAGAAACAGAGGCCCTGTTTAACAGATACAGCCCCGCTCCGGCGGGGCTTTGTCTTTTGGCAATCGATCAACGACCCGGTAGTGCAGCATGCGGGCGCCGTTCCTAGGCGATGCAGCTCTTGACCTTATCCCGGCCGATGCTGAGGAAACGCGCAGTCGCATCGAGGTGCTCGTTGTTCTCGCGCAGACAACTTAAGACCACCCTAGCCGCGCTAGCAGGCAATATTGACAGTCCCTTTTATCTTTCTTGCTATTCAAACAACGATTGAAATGCGCAAATCAGTTCCTCTCGACAACTGCTAACGCATTGACTTTCCTTCTCAAGGCGGCATCCACTTCCAGTATTTTATCGACGGGAAGCCTCGATTTATCGAATCCGTAACTCAAGCTGACACCCCTATACAGGCGGTAATAAACATGGCAGTCATCAGGGGAAATTGTCGGCCCGAGGCCGCAAAGAACGATATAACGACGCCCCTGTGGCGCCGTGTAACCACGCGAATCACCGCGGAACGTGGAGACTTGCGCATGCTCGAAGTCGCTACCGACCGAGCAGCCTTGAAGTCCGTTCTTCAGGTTCTTGCACACAGCCATATTGACGAAGCGATCCGAGGCCCGTTCGCTGACGTCTTGCATCGCGGACGATCCATCGGAAGTTCCGATCAGACTTATCGAGGTGAGCAGACCGAACTGCTGCGCATATGGCCCTTGATCTCGTTCGAATACGTCTTTTAAGTCCAACACCTGGACGCGAGCGGGAACTTCTGCGCAATAACCTGCATCGTTCGCGCCCCCCTCATCCGACCGATGCGTATTGCCCGGTGAGCGACCCACCGATTGAACTATATTGGCGCGCGGGTACTTGAACAGCGTGGCACCAACCAACGCATAAACAGCATCGACTTCCTTTCCACGAGGACAACGACGAGCGCCGGAAACGGATTCGTCCGAGCGTTCCGACAAAGGATGCTGCGACCGAGATTGTGGCGACGATGTCGATTTCGGTCTCTGGGCCGGAGTCGACGTCTGAAGGGAGCCATCGCAAGCGTTCATAAGCAACGATGTCAGCAACACGCCGCCTACGCTCAGGACCGCGCGAAACCGAAGCCTGCTCTTCGCACGAATGTCCATCTTCACTCCATCGATATTTTGATTTTGGCGCGGGACATAATTACCGCTCCCGCAAGGCCTCACCCGTATGCTGCTGCAACGGACTCAATAGGTAATCGATCACCCTGCGCTTGCCGGTACTGATCTCGACGCTCAAGGCCATGCCCGGTGTCAGGCGAACCCGCACCCCGTCGATATCGAGCGCGGTCTGGGCCAACCTGACCCGCGCGGGGAATACCAGTCCCAGCTTTTCGTCCTGGGCGGCGTCGTGCGAGACGCTTTCGACGGTGCCGGTCAGGTAGCCGTAGCGGGTGTAGGGAAAGCTTTCGACTTTCACCGTCACCGGCTGGCCGGCACGCACGAAGCCGATGTCCTTGTTCAACACCGTCGCCTCGACCTCCAACGCCTCTTCGGCCGGCACCACCGCCAGTAGCGGCTGCGCCGGGGTGACCACGCCACCGACGGTATGCACGGCGAGCTGCTGGACCGTGCCTGCTACCGGCGCTCGCAGCTGCATGAGCTTATCGCGCTGACCGGTCTTGGCCACTTCCGGAGTGAACTGCTGGACTTGTTCGCGCGCTTTGCGCAGCCCGTCCAAGGTTTGCTGACGGGTTTCGGCGACCAACACCTTCAACTGCTCCTGCGCGCCGCTCAGAGCCGATTGAGTCTCGTGCAGCCGGCTGCGTTGCGCGGCAAGGTCGCGTTCGGCGGCGATGCGTTCCTGCTCGCGCAGCAGGTACTCGTGCCGTCCTACATACTTGCCTTCGACCAGCTTGGCGTAATCGTCAGCGCGTCCTTTGGCGATCACGGCGCTTTGCTGCAAGGGGCCAATCAGGGACTGAACGGTCTGCAACTCGGCCTTGCGCTGGCCGATCGCCGCTTCCAAGTTGTCGCGCTTGGCGCTGAAGGCCTGGAATTCGCTGTGCGCGAGCTGCTGTTCGGACTGGAAACGCACCGCCGGCAAGGCCGGGTCCGAAGCCAGTACCGGCGCGCCGTGCCCATCGATCGCCGCCGCCAGCGCACTCAGGCGCAATTCCGCCAGGCGCGCGTTGACCAGGGTCTCCCCGGCCTTCTCGTAGTCGGCGGTGGTCGCGGTGGCGTCCAGTTCGATCAACAGCTGCCCTTGCTTCACCCGCTCGCCGTCGCGCACCAATATCCGCCGCACCACCGCGGTTTCCGCCGGCTGCAGCACTTTGGTGCGCGAACCGACCACCGTCTTGCCTTGCGCCACCGCGACGATGTCCAGCTTGCCGATGCAGGCCCACAACAGCGCCACGCAGAAGAACGCGACGATGATGCGCATCGTCCAGCGCGGCAACGGCGCCAGCGGCGTCTCTATCAACTCCAGATGCGCAGGCAGGAACGCCAACTCGTCCTGACTGCGTTTCGGCGGATCCAGGGTCTCGCGCACGGACCAAGCCGCCTTGAAGACACGACCGTAGCGCGCGACGAAATCGCCGACCGCCTGAAAGACATGCTTCATCGGTTCATCCCTGCTGCAGACGATGCAGATACGCGTAATGACCGTCCGGACGTTCGAGCAGCTCGGCGTGCGAGCCGCTTTCGACTATCCGCCCCTTCTCGACGACGACGATGCGATTGGCCTGGCGCACGGTTGAGAGACGGTGGGCAATGATCAATACCGTGCGCCCTTTGCAGATCGCCCGCATGTTGGCCATCACCGCGTGTTCGGATTCGTAGTCGAGCGCGCTGGTGGCCTCATCGAAGATCAGGATGCGCGGATCGGTGATCAGGGCTCGCGCGATCGCGATGCGTTGACGTTGCCCTCCCGACAAGCCCGCACCTTGCTCGCCGACCTTGGTGTCGTAGCCTTCGGGCAGCTCGACGATGAAGTCGTGCGCGCCGGCCAGTTTGGCGGCGTGGATGACCCGCTCCAGCGGAATACCCGGATCCGACAAGGCGATGTTCTCGCGCACGCTGCGGTTGAACAGGAAATTCTCCTGCAGCACCACGCCCAGCTGACGCCGCAGCCACGCTGGATCGGCCAGGGCAAGATCGTGACCGTCGATCAGAACCCGGCCGCGCTCGGGCACGTACAGGCGCTGAACCAGCTTGGTCAGCGTACTCTTGCCGGAACCCGACCGGCCCACGATGCCGATCACCTCGCCCGCGGCGATGTTGAAATCGATGCCGCTGAGTACCTCGGCCGCGTCGGGCCGATAGCGGAAGGTCACGCCCTCGAAAGTCACCTGGCCGCGGATCGGCGGCAGGACCATGCGGCTACCCGGCAGCTCGGTGCGGGTATTGAGAATGTCGCCCAGGCGCTCGACGGAAATGCCGACCTGCTGGAAGTCCTGCCACAGCTGCGCCAGCCGGATGATCGGCGCGGCGACTTGCCCGGCGAGCATATTGAACGCGATCAGCTGCCCGATCGACAGGTCCCCTGCGATCACCAACTGGGCTCCCCAGAACAGGATCGCGATGCTGACCAGCTTCTGCACCAACTGCACGCCTTGCTGGCCGATCGTCGCCAACCGGGTAACGCGGAACGCGGCACCGACGTAGCCCGCGAGCTGGTTGTCCCAGGTGCGGGTGACCCGGGGGTCGACCGCGGTGGCCTTGATGGTGCCGATGCCGGTCACCGTCTCGACCAGGAACGACTGATTGTCGGCGCTGCGGGCGAACTTCTCGTTCAACCGTTTGCGCAGCACGGGCGTGATCGACGCGGACCACAGGGCGTAGACCGGCAGCGAGATCACCACGATCAGGGTGAGCCAGCCGCTGTAGTAGAACATCACCGCGAGAAACACCACGGTAAAGAACAGATCGAGTACCGAGGTCAGCGCCTGTCCGGTAAGGAAGGTGCGGATGTTCTCGAGTTCGCGCACACGCGCCATGGTGTCGCCGACGCGGCGCGACTCGAAGTACGCCAGCGGCAAGGCCAGGATGTGCCGGAACAGGCGCGCGCCCAGCTCGACATCGATCTTGCTGGTCGTGTGCGCGAACACATAGGTACGCAAACCCGACAAGACCACGTCGAATACCGCGATCGATACCAGCCCGACCGCGATCACATGCAGCGTCGTGAGGCCGTGGTGCACCAACACCTTGTCCATCACCACCTGATAGAACAGCGGCGTGATCAGGGCGAACATCTGGATGAAGAACGATACCGCGAACACTTCCAGCAACAGCTTGCGGTACTTCACCACCGCCGGCACGAACCAGCTGAAGTCGAACTTGGCGAGCTCGCCCAGTACGGAAGCCCGCGACGCGACCTGCAGCAATCGCCCTGCATAGCGCGACTCGAACTCGGCCATCGACAGGCTGCGCGGTCGCTTCTGCACGAGGTCGTGGATCAATACCGTGTCGCCGCTGACTTTCGCGACGATGAACGACTCCCCGTTCTCGACCAACGCCAGGGCCGGCAGGCTCGCCATACCGATACGTCCGGCAGACTGCGCGGTGATGCGCGCTTTCAGTCCGAGCTGTTTTGCGGCAAGCAAAAGACGAGTGTCGTCGAACGCTTCGCTGCCGGCACCGTGTTGGTGGCTGAGTTGAGCGGCGTCGGCGGCGATACCGTGGAACTGGGCAAGTAAGACCAGCCCGACCAGAGCGAGGTCCGGCCGATTGCCAGGCGCAACGACGGTGTCTACGACCGCAAGCGCCGCACTTCCCTGTGACATTCGAACCGCCCTTCAAGTAATGCTATGGCACCGCAATGAATGCCTTCCCCAATACGATCAGCGTCACATCGGGAAGGATCGGCTGTCAAGAAATAATCGGCAGCCCGCATGGGCATTCAGCTTGTTCATCAAGCGCTTGCCAGATGAATCTGCTTACCTGCGAAGCCCTGAGCTGATAGGCCTAAGGCGGGCTCGTGTCAGGACTTGAGATCGTTGTGATGGAGCAAACGAGTTTCTTTCGTATAAAACGCTTAAGAGGGCGTTCCGTTGAGAACTGCTCGAAAGGACACAGACGAAGATTGCTCTAAGTCGGACCTGCACAATCCGCTACGCGCGCCATGTGAGTGGAGTCGGCGAAGACTGAGGCCGGGCTCCAAAATTCAGGCGGCCGCATCCTCACAAAAAAATCTCGTCTGGACCGTGGCCTGCTTCCGCAAGACTGGCTGTCAGGATCTTCGGCCGGCATTTGAACCTTTGCAGGCCCGTATGCGCCGCACAAAAAAGCCCCGCTTTAGGCGGGGCTTTGAAGCGCTTCCGGAAGGCGCGCGGCCGCTGGATCGTTGGCCGGGCGGTTGGCTTGCCTTCGGGGTTACGTGGTGCCGGAAATAGGAATCGAACCTACGACCTACGCATTACGAATGCGCCGCTCTACCAACTGAGCTATTCCGGCGAAGACGGCAATTCTAGGCGGCGACGGTCGGCGCGGTCAATCGACCAAGGCCGGAACGTCCCTGATAAGCGGCCAGGAACAGGCCTGGGCACGCTCACCGCTGCTCCCAGGCACGACACCTTCGATGGGCCGGGTACGAACTCCCCTAGGCTGCCGGAACCGGTGCTGCGGCGAGGCTGATACGGCGCATGCGGCGCATTCCGCGGCGCCGTTATCATCCGCGCCATGCAAGCCATCCTCGCCGCACTCGTCGATTCGTCGATCTTCATCCTGTTGTCCTGGGGCATCTGGCGCCTGTTGGGCCGCTCGATCCCGCTGGCGGTGGTGCCGATCGCGATCGGCCTGGGGCTGGCGGCGGTGGGCGGCCTGCCGGCGCAGGTCGGCGTGCCCTCGGCCATCGGCGACCAGTTCGGCTGGGTCGGGGTGCTGGCGCTGGCCTTCACCGCCGGCCTGGAGACCCGCCACGGCGGAGATCCGGCCATGCCCTCGCCTGCTGCGCCGGGTGCGCTCGGCTCGTCCCTGCCCCGTTTCGTTCTCAGTGCCGCGCTGGCGCTGGCGCTGCCGTTCCTGGTCGGCACGGTCGCCGCCCACGCTTATTTCACCGGCCTGCCCGGCTGGGCGCCTCCACGGGGCCAGGACTGGCTCGGTGCGGTCGCGATCGGGCTCTGCGTGGCGGTCAGCGCCTTGCCGGTGCTGATCGGCATCGTCCGCGAACTCAAGGCCGAGCACCGCGCCTTGACCCAGGTGGCGGTCGGCATCGCGGTCGTCGACGACGCGGTGCTGTGGGTCGGCCTGGCGGCGTTGCTGTTGATCGCCGACGGCGGCGCCGGCTTCGCCGGCTGGTCGGGGCTGGATGCGCTGGCGGTCGTGGTGCCGCTGGTTCTCGCCGCGGCCGCCGCATTGGCCGAACGCAAGGCCTGGGTGCCGCCGACAACCGCGATCTGGCTGGCCATGCCGCTGTACCTCGGCGCCTGCTCATCGGCCAGCTCGCAACTGGGGCTGCACGCGCTGCTCGGCGCCTATTTCGGCGGCGCGATCATGGCGCCGGGCTGGATCCGGCGCTTACCGGTCGAGCGGATCGGGCAGCTCGCCCTGGTCGGGCTGGCGCCGCTGTTCTTCGGCCACAGCGGCTTGCGCATCGACGGCGACGCGCTCGGCTGGAGTTCGCTGCAGGCCACCGTGGCCCTGCTGGCCCTGTCGGTGGCGGCGAAGCTGGCGGCCTTGCTGGTGTGCCCGCCGTCGGCGACGTTCTCGCGTCGGGACGCACTGGCGATCGGCGCGCTGCTGCAATGCAAGGGACTGATGGAGATCGTCGCGGCGACCGTGCTGCGCGACAAGGGCCTGCTGTCGGAACCCGCCTACGCCGCGCTGGTCATGCTGGCGGTGCTTTCGACCGTGCTGACCGGCCCGCTGTTCCGTTCGATCGTGGGGCGTCGCAGCGCCGCCCCGGATGCCGACCGCAAGTACGTCTGAGCGAGCCCCACAGACAACCACTCGAGCGCCCGAGCGCTAGGCCGAGCCCTCAACTCACCAATTGCAGGCGCAGTTCTTTGGGCAGGGCGAAGACCATGTTCTCGGGCTCGCCTTCCAGTTCGTTGACGCGCTCGGCGCCGAGTTCGCGCAGGCGTTCGATCACGCCGCGCACCAGCACCTCGGGAGCGGAAGCGCCGGCGGTGATGCCGATGTGCTTGCGGCCGCGCACCCAGTTCGGGTCGATCTCGATCGCGCCGTCGATCAGGTGGGCCTCGACGCCCTCGCGCTCGGACAACTCGCGCAGGCGATTGGAGTTGGAGCTGTTCGGCGAACCGACCACCAGCACCAGGTCGCAACGCGCAGCCAGCGCGCGGACGGCGTCCTGGCGGTTCTGGGTGGCATAGCAGATGTCGTCGTGGCGCGGGCCCTGGATCGCCGGGTACTTCGCCCGCATGGCCTCGATGACCGCGCGGGTGTCGTCGACCGACAAGGTGGTCTGGGTGGTGTAGGCCAGGTTTTCGGGTTGGTCGACTTCGAGCGCGGCGACGTCGTCGATGTCCTCGACCAGGTAGATCCGGCCGGAACCGGCTTCGCGCCGCCACTGACCCATCGTGCCTTCGACTTCCGGATGGCCTTCGTGGCCGATCAGGATCACGTCGCGGCCGGCGCGGCAGTGGCGCGAGACTTCGAGGTGGACCTTGGTCACCAGAGGACAGGTCGCATCGAAGACCTTGAGGCCGCGACGATCTGCTTCCTCGCGCACGGCCTTGGACACGCCGTGGGCGCTGAAGATCACCGTCGCGCCGTCGGGCACTTCGTCGAGTTCTTCGACGAAGACCGCGCCGCGGTGTTTGAGGTCGTCGACGACGAAGCGGTTGTGCACGACTTCGTGACGCACGTAGATCGGCGCGCCGAGCGTCTCGATGGCGCGCTTGACGATCTCGATCGCGCGGTCGACGCCGGCACAGAAGCCACGGGGGTTGGCGAGGATGACGTCCATGGGGGCATTGTACTCCTGGCTAAGGAGCTAGGAGTGAGCCAGGAGTAGCGAGGAGTGAGCAAAAGCGCTCCCGCTCACTTCTCGTTCCCGGGTTTGCTGAACAAACCATAGACCGCGATCCCGATCGCCCCGGCGACGATGGCCGAGTCGGCGATGTTGAACGAGGGCCAATGGTAGTCGCGCCAGTACCACTGGATGAAGTCGACGACATGGCCGTGCAGCATGCGGTCGATGACGTTGCCGATCGCGCCGCCGATCACCAGGGCGTACGGCAGCGCGGTCTTCCAGTCGCCGCGCGAGGTCCGCGACAGCCAGTACCCGAGCAAGCCGCTGATACCGACGGCGAGGATCGCGAAGAAATACTTCTGCCAGCCGCCGGCGTCGCTGAGGAAGCTGAAGGCCGCGCCGGTGTTGTAGCTGCGGTACCAGTTCCAGAAACCGTCGATGACCGGCACCGCGGTGTACTCGGGCAAGGAACTCAGCACCCAGGCCTTGCTGAGCTGGTCGAGCACGATCACGACGATCGAGACGATCAGCCAGGGCAATGCGTTCTTGCGGGGGGTATCGGTCATAAGCCTTCGGTTCTACGGATCGGTGCGAAACCGGTGGATTGAAGCGGCCGCGCGCGATGCCTCGCCGCGCGGCCGTGTTGCAGTCAGAACCAGTGCCGGTCCTCGCCCTCGCCCGCCACGTTGTCGACGCAGCGGCCGCAGAGCTCGGGATGCTCGGCGACGGCGCCTACGTCGGCGCGGTAATGCCAGCAACGCACGCACTTGCTCTTGGCGGTCGGTACGGCGAGCACGGCGATGTCCTTGATGCCGTCGTCGGCGACCACTTCGACATCGCCGCTGATGAACAGGAAACGCAGTTCCTCGGCCAACGGCGCCAGCCAGTTCTGGTCGGACACGCCGCAGCGCAGCGAGATTTCGGCCTCGAGCGCAGCGCCGATCTGGCCCGCAGCACGCATCGGCTCCAGGGTCTTGGCGACGCTGTCGCGCAGCGCGAGCAAGCGCTCGAACTCTTCGTTCGACAAGGCCGCGTCGGCCGGCAACAGGGCCAGGCCGTCGTACCAGGTGGTGAACAGGACGTTGTCTTCGCGTGCGCCGCGTTCGGTCTGCGCCGGCAGATGGCGCCACATCTCGTCGGCCGTGAACGCCAGGATCGGCGCGATCCAGCGCACGAAGGCTTCGCAGATGCGGTACATCGCGCTCTGCGCCGAACGGCGGCCGCGCGAATCCTCCTGCATCGTGTACAGGCGGTCCTTGGTCACGTCGAGGTACAGCGAGCCCAGGTCGACGCTGCAGAAGTTCGACAGCAGTTGCACGATCTCGGCGAAGTCGTAGCGCTCGTAGGCCGAGGCGATGCGGTCCTGCAGTTCGGCGGCGCGATGCACGATCCAGCGGTCCAGCGCGACCATGTCGGCGAGCGCGACCAAGTGCTGGCCGGGATCGAAGCCGGCCAGGTTGCCGAGCAGGAAGCGCGCGGTGTTGCGGATGCGCCGGTAGACGTCGCCGTTCTGCTTGAGGATGGCGTCGGACACCGTCATCTCGTTGCGGAAATCGGTCGAGGCCACCCACAGGCGCAGCACGTCGGCGCCCATCGCGTCGGTGACCTTCTCCGGCGCGAGCGCGTTCTGCATCGACTTCGACATCTTCTTGCCTTCGGCGTCGACGGTGAAACCGTGCGTCAACACCTGCCGGTACGGCGCCACCGCGTCCATCGCCACGCCGCTGAGCAGCGCGCTGTGGAACCAACCGCGGTGCTGGTCGGAGCCTTCCAGATACAGATCGGCCGGCTTGCGCAGCCCGTCCTGCGGCCGCTGTGCGAGCACGCATTCGTGGCTGGTGCCCGAGTCGAACCAGACGTCGAGAATGTCGTTGACCTTCTCGTAGCCCTCGGCCTCGTCGCCGAGCAGCTCTTCGGCGGTCATCGAATACCAGGCGTCGACGCCTTCGCGCTCGACCCGGTCGGCGACCTGGTGCATCACTTCGACCGTGCGCGGATGCGGCTCACCGGTTTCGCGACTGAAGAACAGCGCGATCGGCACGCCCCAGTAGCGCTGGCGCGAGATGGTCCAGTCCGGACGCGCCTCGATCATGTTGTAGATGCGCGCCTCGCCCCAGCCCGGCACCCAGGACACGCCGCCGATCGCGGCGAGCGCGTCGCGGCGCAGCCCGGCCTGCTCCATCGAGATGAACCATTGCGGCGTGGCGCGGAACACCACCGGCGTCTTGTGGCGCCAGCAATGCGGATAGCTGTGCTTGAGGCGGCCGGTAGCGAGCAAGGCGCCGCGCTCGCGCAGCACCTCCAGCAATAGCGCATCGATCTTGAAGATGTGCTGCCCGGCCAGTTCGTGCGAGCCCGCCGGCGGCGTCGACGGCAGGTAACGGCCGCGCGCGTCGACCGGATTGATCTGCGCGGCGCTGTAACGCTCGATCAGGCCGTACTTGAGCGAAACCGCATAGTCCTCCTGGCCGTGGCCGGGCGCGGTGTGCACCGCACCGGTACCGGCCTCGACGGTGACGTGGTCGCCGAGCAGCACCGGGATTTCGCGGT is a window of Lysobacter antibioticus DNA encoding:
- the ileS gene encoding isoleucine--tRNA ligase, producing MRGDLPKREPETLARWESEGLYGRIREKVKDRERSFVLHDGPPYANGEIHIGHAVNKVLKDVVVKSKLLSGFDAPYVPGWDCHGLPIEHKVEKEFGKVGDKLDAAEFRAKCREYAATQIDLQRRGFKRLGVIGDWDNPYRTMDFRYEADIIRSLAKIVERGHLVRGSKPVHWCFDCGSALAEAEIEYQDKESTQIYVRYPVIERKKVFDTFGIEDDGAPLSVPIWTTTPWTLPASLAVSMGPQVEYSLVRVEPSEESLFKEPGQRPEYLLVASELIGGVLAAITAADALKQGHSVESRDWSSHKGEAFEGLRLQHPFYNDREIPVLLGDHVTVEAGTGAVHTAPGHGQEDYAVSLKYGLIERYSAAQINPVDARGRYLPSTPPAGSHELAGQHIFKIDALLLEVLRERGALLATGRLKHSYPHCWRHKTPVVFRATPQWFISMEQAGLRRDALAAIGGVSWVPGWGEARIYNMIEARPDWTISRQRYWGVPIALFFSRETGEPHPRTVEVMHQVADRVEREGVDAWYSMTAEELLGDEAEGYEKVNDILDVWFDSGTSHECVLAQRPQDGLRKPADLYLEGSDQHRGWFHSALLSGVAMDAVAPYRQVLTHGFTVDAEGKKMSKSMQNALAPEKVTDAMGADVLRLWVASTDFRNEMTVSDAILKQNGDVYRRIRNTARFLLGNLAGFDPGQHLVALADMVALDRWIVHRAAELQDRIASAYERYDFAEIVQLLSNFCSVDLGSLYLDVTKDRLYTMQEDSRGRRSAQSAMYRICEAFVRWIAPILAFTADEMWRHLPAQTERGAREDNVLFTTWYDGLALLPADAALSNEEFERLLALRDSVAKTLEPMRAAGQIGAALEAEISLRCGVSDQNWLAPLAEELRFLFISGDVEVVADDGIKDIAVLAVPTAKSKCVRCWHYRADVGAVAEHPELCGRCVDNVAGEGEDRHWF